The Streptomyces vinaceus genome contains the following window.
TCGCGGACGTACAACATCGACATCTCGATCCTCGGCGCCGCGATGGACACCGTCGCCGGCCGCCAGATCGGCCGCATGCGCATCGAACTGCCCGGCCGCTACGAGGACAACGTCGTGCCCGTCGGCTTCCTGCGCGAACAGGGCCTCCAGGTGGACGTCGTCGAGGAAGAGGACGCCACCGGCGTGCTGGAGAACGAACTGGCCGCACTGGTCGAGGATGGTGCCAAGTGACCTGGTCCGAGATGCAGCCCCTGCTCACCCAGGGCACGTACGACACCCTCTACATGGTGTTGTGGTCCACCCTGGTGACCGTCGCCGGCGGACTGCCCATCGGCATCCTCCTCGTCCTCACCGACAAGGGCGGCCTCCTGCAGAACCGGCCGCTCAACAAGGTCCTCGGCGTGATCGTGAACATAGGCCGCTCGCTGCCGTTCATCATCCTGCTGATCGCCCTGATCCCGGTCACCACCGCCGTCGTCGGCACCTTCATCGGCCCCACCGCCATGATCGTCCCGCTGGCCATCGGCGCCATCCCCTTCTTCGCCCGCCTCGTCGAGACGGCCGTCCGCGAGGTGGACCACGGTCTCGTCGAGGCCGTGGAATCCATGGGCGGCGGAGTCCCCACCCTCGTCGGCAAGGTGCTCCTGCCGCAGGCCCTGCCCTCGCTGGTCGCCGCCGTCACCACCACGCTG
Protein-coding sequences here:
- a CDS encoding methionine ABC transporter permease; translation: MTWSEMQPLLTQGTYDTLYMVLWSTLVTVAGGLPIGILLVLTDKGGLLQNRPLNKVLGVIVNIGRSLPFIILLIALIPVTTAVVGTFIGPTAMIVPLAIGAIPFFARLVETAVREVDHGLVEAVESMGGGVPTLVGKVLLPQALPSLVAAVTTTLITLIGYSAMAGAVGGEGLGSKAITYGFQRFETGFMLATVVVLIAIVTVIQLIGDGVVRLLARRGRTA